A genomic window from Sphingobacterium spiritivorum includes:
- a CDS encoding phytoene desaturase family protein, with product MNVSIIGSGISGLAAACYLAKQGHKVSVFEKNSTAGGRARQFREEGFVFDMGPSWYWMPDIIASFFQDFGHEVSDYYELQRLDPSYTIIFDEMELPVPADMTELENLFESIEPGSKQKLRQFMHNAAVKYEIGLKKYATFPSLSVMEYVQPDIFKALMRLDLLSNMDTHVNKYFKNPYLQKLMKFPVLFLGAMPDKIPAMYSLMNYADASLGTWYPKGGMYNIIEAQYKLAKELGVSFYFDHDINELLVEERHVKGLKVNNRIIHSDFVIASGDYHYMEQLLPAHLRNYNETYWSKRQMAPTCLIFYLGINKKLALTHHTLFFDSDFNAHASSLYDKEEWPKEPMFYVCAPSVTDPSVAPEGHENLFVLIPLASGLEEGIEEIASFYFENVIRRMETRLQTDIMSHICYQKKYSIKDFKDDYHAFKGNAYGLANTLSQTAFGKPSLKNRKVDNMLYCGQLSVPGPGVPPALLSGKIVADQVARYLSKTSSPKI from the coding sequence ATGAATGTTTCAATAATAGGATCAGGAATATCGGGTCTGGCTGCAGCCTGCTATCTGGCAAAGCAAGGTCACAAGGTCTCCGTTTTTGAGAAGAACAGCACAGCAGGAGGTCGTGCCCGTCAATTTCGGGAAGAAGGGTTTGTGTTCGATATGGGCCCTAGCTGGTATTGGATGCCGGATATTATTGCTTCGTTCTTTCAGGATTTTGGTCACGAAGTTTCAGATTACTATGAATTACAGCGCTTAGATCCGTCCTATACAATCATTTTTGATGAAATGGAGCTACCTGTACCTGCAGATATGACCGAATTGGAAAATCTATTCGAATCTATAGAGCCTGGCAGTAAACAAAAGCTAAGACAGTTTATGCATAATGCAGCTGTCAAATATGAGATAGGCTTGAAGAAATACGCTACATTTCCTTCTTTAAGTGTCATGGAGTACGTCCAACCGGATATTTTCAAAGCATTGATGCGTCTGGATCTGCTGTCTAATATGGATACTCATGTCAATAAGTATTTCAAAAATCCGTATTTACAGAAGCTCATGAAATTTCCGGTACTTTTTCTGGGAGCAATGCCGGATAAAATCCCGGCCATGTACAGTTTGATGAATTATGCAGATGCTTCTCTCGGTACATGGTACCCTAAAGGCGGTATGTATAACATTATAGAGGCGCAATATAAATTAGCAAAAGAACTGGGCGTATCCTTTTATTTTGATCATGATATCAACGAGTTGCTTGTAGAAGAAAGACATGTAAAAGGATTAAAAGTTAATAATAGAATTATTCATTCTGACTTTGTCATCGCCAGTGGCGACTACCACTACATGGAACAGTTGCTACCGGCACATCTCCGCAATTATAATGAAACCTACTGGAGTAAGCGTCAGATGGCTCCTACGTGTCTTATCTTTTACCTGGGAATCAACAAAAAACTGGCGCTCACCCACCATACCTTATTTTTTGACAGTGATTTTAATGCTCATGCAAGCTCTTTGTATGATAAGGAAGAGTGGCCAAAAGAGCCTATGTTTTATGTCTGTGCTCCTTCTGTTACGGATCCTTCTGTAGCACCTGAGGGACATGAGAACCTTTTTGTATTAATTCCTCTGGCATCAGGATTAGAGGAAGGTATTGAAGAAATTGCATCCTTTTACTTTGAAAATGTAATCAGGAGAATGGAAACAAGACTACAGACCGATATTATGTCGCATATCTGTTATCAAAAAAAATACAGCATTAAAGATTTCAAAGACGATTATCATGCCTTTAAAGGGAATGCCTACGGCCTGGCAAATACACTTAGCCAGACTGCATTTGGCAAACCAAGTCTTAAAAACCGCAAAGTGGACAATATGTTATACTGCGGTCAGCTATCTGTCCCCGGACCGGGCGTGCCTCCGGCTTTACTTTCCGGAAAAATAGTCGCAGATCAAGTTGCCCGATATTTAAGCAAGACATCATCCCCCAAAATCTAA
- a CDS encoding GNAT family N-acetyltransferase yields MEIKIDEHIKLQQTSPEHAEGLLKAVDQNRDHLSRFLPWVGNMQEVTDFDQYIQYCMDLYDQQQEISFVILSDQTIVGRIGLHHINQQNKSAAIGYWLNRDMEGEGIISRSCRQIIDLAFNELGLNRIEIKAAVENTKSQAIPQRLGFQREGILRQSELVNGIFLDLVVFSMLKEEWNYSVQ; encoded by the coding sequence ATGGAAATTAAAATAGATGAACATATCAAACTGCAACAGACATCTCCCGAACATGCAGAGGGACTCCTTAAAGCTGTGGATCAGAACCGGGATCATCTCTCCAGATTTTTACCATGGGTAGGCAATATGCAGGAAGTGACAGACTTTGATCAGTATATACAATATTGTATGGATCTGTATGATCAGCAACAGGAGATAAGTTTTGTCATTCTCTCCGACCAGACGATCGTAGGCAGAATAGGACTACATCATATAAATCAACAGAACAAAAGTGCTGCTATCGGATATTGGCTGAACAGAGATATGGAAGGAGAAGGGATAATCAGCAGATCCTGCAGGCAGATTATTGATCTTGCATTTAACGAACTTGGATTAAACCGCATAGAAATAAAAGCAGCAGTAGAAAACACCAAAAGTCAGGCTATACCTCAGAGACTGGGTTTTCAAAGGGAAGGTATTTTACGGCAATCCGAACTTGTAAATGGTATATTCCTGGATCTGGTGGTGTTTTCTATGCTAAAAGAAGAATGGAACTATTCCGTTCAATAA
- a CDS encoding DUF4287 domain-containing protein, whose amino-acid sequence MSFQTYLENIEAKTGKSPEDLQALATEKGFLENGKLKPDVKAAQIIEWLKADFDLGHGHAMSIYAYFKGKRS is encoded by the coding sequence ATGTCCTTTCAAACGTATTTAGAAAATATCGAGGCCAAAACGGGGAAGAGTCCGGAAGATCTGCAAGCCTTAGCTACAGAAAAGGGTTTCCTAGAAAATGGAAAACTAAAACCTGATGTTAAAGCTGCACAGATAATAGAATGGCTCAAAGCAGACTTTGATCTTGGACACGGACATGCGATGTCTATATATGCTTATTTTAAAGGAAAGAGATCTTAA